The window TCTATGCCCACGCTCATCCTGAATATGCCTTCTCCTATCAGCCCGAGGTATCTGAGCTTCTGCTTTTCGTTGAACACGGCCATCTCTTCGAAGAAGAACCCTGTCGGCAGATAGAAAATAAGGCTCTGGTCATGACCCAGCGAAACCGCATGCGTAATGAGTTCGAGCCTGTCAAGAAACGCGAAGTGCTCGTCGATGCTGGCCTTCAGGTTGAAGTTGAGCATGCCCGACGGGGCCTTCATCTGTTTCTTCGCAAGCCTGTACGAAGGGTGGCTTTTAAGGCCCGGATACCGGATGATGTCCACCTTCGGATGAGATTCCAGGAATCGGGCTACCTTCTGCGCATTGGCGCAATGCCTCTCCATCCTCATGGGAAGCGTAACCGACCCCCTTATGATGAGCCATGCATTGAACGGGCTTATGCAGGCGCCCAGGTGTTTTACGCCGTCCTCGCGCATCTTATTCAAGAGTTCCGTGGGACCTATGATAGCTCCGCCCAGACTGTCGCCGTGGCCGTTTATGTATTTGGTAGCGCTGTGTATCACTATGTCGGCCCCCAGTTCAAAGGGCTTCTGCATAATAAGGCCTGACCACGTACTGTCAACGACCAGCATCGCACCCGCCTTGTGCGCGATTTCGGCGATGGCCTTTATGTCGCATATAAGCACAAGAGGGTTTGCGGGCGTCTCGACATAAACGACCCTTGTGTTTTTCTTAATGGCGCGCCTGACTTCCTTGACATCGGACGTGTCCACCATGGAGACCTCTATGCCGAATTTTGGCAGCATATTCCCTATCAGCTTCTGAGCGCCGGTGTAGCACACTTCGGAAGCCACCAGATGGTCGCCGGCCTTCAGCATGGAAAAGAGCGTCGAAGAGATCGCCCCCATGCCGCTTGACGTAACTACGCAATCCTCGCCGCCTTCAAGCCTGGCCAGCCTTTCCTCGAGATGTCTAACTGTCGGGTTGTGCTCCCTCGTGTAGTTGAACTTGTTTAGATTTTGATAAGTTACCTGTTCGAGAAGCTCGATGAGGTCCGTCGAAAGTTCATAGGAGTTCGCCATGTGTATGGGCCTTCTGATCGCCCCGGTATCGCCGTCCGTACCCTCGCCCGCGTGGACGCACAAAGTATCCGTCTTGAAATCGTTATTTTTACTGTGAGTCATTACAGCCTCCTTGAATAATGCGGCTTATCAGCAATTTCGATTGTTCAATATATCTGATTGCCGTGATGCCTTACAGCATTATTTGAAAATTATTTGATGCAATCCGGGAGGAAAAATGAAAAGCAGTCCTTTTGCGGTATTGAGTTACGGTGAGATAAAGACAACGGGGTCATGACCAAAAGCGACATCAGGAGCTGATGTCGACACAGCGGCAAAGCGCACTCCGGATGATTTCTTTGCAGCCGGATGGGAAAAATAAAAAAAGGCGGGCATATGCCCGCCCAATAGAAGGAGTTGTGACTACTCCAAAAAGGAGTCCTTTTAAAACGGTAAAAATCCGCCGTCTGCCGTTACCATGTAAAAATCGGATTGGTTATTGCCGCAATGAAGCCCTGGAGAAGCTCTCCGAGTGGATTCGTCGAGTTAGGATTGGTTATCTGCCTCAATTCCACCCTGTAGTAGTCACCTTCTTGAGGCTTATCGATGAAACTCACGTTGTAATCAGCGCTCAGGCCCATAGAGTATTTGAACGGCACGCCGTTCTTTATTATGAGCACACCCGACGGTACGGAGACGCCTCTTACCCTTGTTATAAAATAGACGTCTTTGCCGTATGAGCTTTCCGGTATAGTCCCGCCTGTCATGACGTCATATTCAACATGCTGCGGCGCATTGGCGTAATAGTCCGTATCGGCCAGAAACTCCAGGAACGGTCCGTCGGGCGATGTGCTGATGAAAGTGCGCCCTTCCTTTATTCCCTTCAGAATTTCTTTGGCTGACCTGTCCCTGGCGTAAACCCATGTGGTAGGATGTCCGACGTCATTGTAAAGTGTCTGGAAGCCGGGCTGATGGGTGTGTGAGTCGCTTCCTCCGACCATAGTGGGCCTGCTCCCTTTATCCAGCCAGTTTTTATATAAGACATTCACGCTCTTGAAGTTCAGGTTTGGAAGGAGATATTTCGCATTCCAGACCTCCATGGCATCCGCACCCAGGCTCTCTTCATAGGAATATTCCCATGCGCATGTAAGTGCGCTGGGATGATTGATGGAAAAGAGTATCTCCTGGCCGTATTCCCCGGCCATCGCATGTGTTAAGGCTATGGCCTTTCTGGCGTCGCCCAGGGTCTCCTTAAGGGCGTCCCAGTCATATGGTCTGTCAGACCATATATTCGCATGCCCCTTGTCCGAAGTCCATTCAACGCCGTACAGAAGGATCATTTTTTTCGAATAATATTGGCTGTCCAGCCACTGATCCGCGGTGTTGTGGTCAGTCAGGACGAAATAGTCGAAACCCTTGCCTTCGGCGATGTCAAGGACATCGCATACCGACGAATCACCGTCAGAGTAGAGCGAATGGGTATGGAGATCACCCTTGTACCATCCGGGTTCGCCTGCCTGTTCTGTTTCAACGGCTTCATTGGAGGTATCCGTTCCTCCTGTCATTACTGTTGTCTGTGAATCCATAGACACAGCGTCTGAAGTAGAGGAATCGCCGCCTGACTGGCAACCTCCCAATACAAGCAATGCCATGATGATAACTGCCAACAAGTATTTTTTCATATTAAAGCCTCCTCACAGTATTTTCTCAAAACCGATCTTTCATGTTCATTTGCCGACAAGAAGACCGGCGGCCTTTTCAGGAACAAACCATCTTCCCTGATTATAGATTGCCGGACCTTCGAGGCTGATTCTCTTTCCCTTAACTGTTGCATAGCTCCTGTTAGCCTCTATCCTGATTTCCCTGCCGCCTTTCGAGGCAACGAATACGGGATTGAGGGGGTCGGTCGCATCCGTTCCGGTTTCGACCCCTTTGCCGGAAAAAAGTGTGTCCGCATCGGTGAAAAGTCTCTTCGTTGTTTTTGCAAGATCAACGCCCAGGTAACCGGCGGTGATTTTCGCGATGTCGGTGTTGTCAATCACGCCCGAGGGCTTCACTCCGCCCGGCGCATATGCATACAGGTTCACATCTTCGCCGGTATGCCCGAAGGTTGTAAAGCCGATGATCGACCTCGCTCCCATCATGGGTCCAAGGACGGTATTCAATTCGCCTTTGTTTTTCAGACAGTCTTTTATCTTCGATATTTCTTCGCCGCTCAGGTCGCAAATGCCGTAGGAGCTGCATACGGTCCCGGTTACGGTTGCATCGTCGGAGGCACCCTGCAGTTTAGCTTCGACACCCTCTCCCGTGTTTTCGGCCTTTTTGATGACATCCAGGAGATCGCCAAGCTGTCTTTTGTCATAATCTTTCGATGTGGTTTCGTCGCCGATGCTTATGCCGCTGTTTCCGTGGTCGCTCATAATGAGAATAGCGGTATTTCCGTCTTTTCTGGCAAAGTGAAGGGCCGCCTCCACCGCCTTGTCGAATGCCTGCATGTCACTGATGATTCCCACGGGATCGTTGGCATGCGCCGCCCAGTCTATCTTGCTGCCCTCCACCATAAGGAAAAATCCTTTGGGATTCCCGGAAAGAATATCTATAGCCTTTTTCGTCATCTGAGCTAGCGAGGGCTCTTTCTGCGGGTCTCTGTCCATATCGTAGGCCATTGCGACAGGCGCGAACAACCCGAAAACCTTTGACTTCTTGAGTGAGTCCATTTCAGACGGTCCGGTTATAACCTGATAACCAAGGCTCTTCATCTCGGAGATCATATCCTGGCCGTCTTTCCTGCCTTCGGGTGTAAAGTATTTGTATCCTCCGCCGAAAACGACATCCATTCCGGCAAAGACCTCCTGCTCGCTCAAGGAGTCATAATTTTTCCTGCTGATGTCATGACTTGCGAACGCGGCCGGAGTTGCATGCATGACCTCGCATGTCACGACAAGGCCTGTTGACATCCCTTTCAGCCTTGCCGCTTCGAGCACGGTAGCGACAGGAGTCTGTCTATCTTGGGGCCTTAACGGTTTAAGACCGGGCATCGTATTTTCTTCGGGAAGCATCGATATATAACCGGTATGCGACTTGAAGCCCGTTGCCATTGCCGTTGCGGCAGGGGCGGAATCTCCGATAAGCGAGTCGGCGTTATGAGTCCTTACCTGTCCGCAGAGAAGCCCGTCCATATTAAGCGGTGCGCCTCCCCGGTACCATCTGGTCAAGGTTACGGAAGTCACGCTCATACCGTCGGGTATCATGACAATGACGTTTTTGTATTGTCTTGCAAAGGCTGAATCCGGCAGTAAAACCATCAGCATCGAAATCAATCCGACCAGAATCCTCGTTTTCATGAGAAGCCTCCCCATATAAGTTACATGCCGAATAGATCACGAATGTTAAACCAGTGTTAACGGACGATTAATTTTCAGACAAGTTTTCGTTAATCAAAAAATAACCATTATTTAATACGCTGTTCACAATTAATCTCTATATTTCTTCCAAGACAAAAGGAGGAACATGTGACGACAATTCCGTTTGCCGAAGATAATTCTTACATCGGTTCACAAGGTTATCTGTCCAGATTGAATGAGATTTTGAACGACGCCGGCGGCTGCATAATCCCTTTCGGCCCGGAAGATGCCACCACTGGCGTGGAAAACGAATTCCAGACCGCAGTGGAGGGCGGTGTCTCAAATTGCGACCTGCCGCTTACCATAAGCTCGTCGAAATACTACAGATCACTCAAGAAACGCGTCAAATCGGGCGAGATGTCGAAAACTACAGCCTCGGAAATCGACAGGTATATAAGCAACAACAGCTCAGGCGTATGGGAAAACAGCTGGGTAAGGATCGACATCGGCAGGCTCGGAAATCATGCGAGAATGGTGCTTGACTCCGACATGAAGGCCTTGCGGGGCGATCCTTCTTCTCCGCTGCGTTCCGACATCGGCAGCTTCATGCTGAAGGAAAACGGCCGTGACATACTAAGGGTGCCCGTAAGCTATATGCTGAAGCTCTGTCTTGCGGATGCCGCATGGGCTGCAGGCGAGAACTCCGTGGCAAGACATGCGGGAATACGCGCCCTCTTGTGTTTTGTCAATGACAACACCTCACCCGAGGTGTCTTCCTTTTTTCCCGTAAAACTTTCAAACGTCCCTCCAGCCGGAGGATCGAGCGCCAGCGAAACGCTTCTGAGATTTTTGCTTATCCAGGCGCTTGCGGCCTATGCTAATACCGCATACGGCCTCAGAGAATCCGGCCAGGAGGTCAAGATATATTTCTCCCCCCACCCGCCCGAAAGGCAGAAAAAGCTCAACGAAGCGGTCTCCGACTATTTCTACCGCGAGCTTTTCATGAATCCCTGCCTTTCGGGCTGGGACAGGGGAGAGGATAAATACGCATACATGAACCTCTGCCATAAAGTCCTGTCCAGGAGCCATTTGACGGCCGCAAGCAAACTGAAGGACGCGGGTGTCATAAGTGACAGACACATCCTCGTGCCGAATCTGTCCAACATAAGCCTTGCGAACAACGGGACGCACATAAGCCTCGGAAGCTCTCTAGTTACCGGCCTTCTTGAAGACGCATCGAGCGGATTCTCCGGCCGGGACGAGAAATACACGGGGGACCTCGCAATAAAGATAGCCGAACACTTCCTTCCCCTTTTCACCGGGACATATACTGCCGATCCTTACAGACTTTCCTTTGCGGATTTTTATCCTGAAAATGCACTCGGATTCCTACCGCATGAGCTTGATTTCACCCATCTGAGGATGCTCTGGCGCAGATGGAGGAAAAAGGCGAACCTGCGTTTCATGGGAAAAGGGCTCACACCTTTCGGAAACAGGCGCATTGACGGATTCCTCGGAACCCTGCCGGGACTCGAAGGCGACTATGTCGATGATTTCAGACTGATAGACTACCCCGTATGCCTTTTGAGCACGGATGACGCGCCGGCCTTCAACGGCCTGGAGGGAAGCACTGAAAGGCTGAAGGCCGAACTCGAACTTCAGGGCGTGTTTGATTCGAAGATGTCACTTTATCTTTTCTACCGGCTCAGACGGGCTCACGTTAACGGGTTTGCAGGCTTTGAAGCCAGGCATTATTCGCTCTTTTTCTCCATAATCGACGACATGGCCCAGGCCGTCAGCCTGCAGTGCCTGATAACGGCTCTTGCCATGCGCTACGTGCTCTCCGGATACATAACACACAGAGACATCCCGGATGTTCCCTTTGTCGAAAGCGAGAGGAGGCAGATCGTATTCGGAGCGGCAATCGGAATCCCTACGTTTTTCATAAGGAAGGACTCACCCAACAAACTTATCCGGAGGATCGTTGCGGAAACCAGGAAAATAAGGATGAGCGCAAGGTATCCCGGCTATATAAGAGTGCCTGCAGCCGAATACATGAAGGCCCTTATGGGCATTATCTGGAAAGATGCGCCTGATCTCATTGAAGGATTCAAAATGACAGAGACGATGAAGGATCTTGCCCTCAGGATAGAGAATCCTTTCATGTTTTCGTGCGCCTCCAGGCTTAAGAACGGTATCCTCCGGTTTGCCGGGGTGATCTCTCCGTTCGACCTTACGGCAGAAGAGTTCAATCTCACAGCGGAAAGATATTACAGGGACGTCTTGAGGCTGAAACACATCGATGAGGCCATCCTTGTCGCGGAAAAGGTTTTTCTGAGAATGCACAGGGACGAATGCTGGCGTGAAACATCAAGCCTGCTGTACGGCGCGAATGCATGGCCCTCCATGATTTCACTGATGCAAAGCGAACTCAAGAGGCCCGAAAGGCTTCAGGCCCGGTCGGTTACGAATATGATACACGCGATTCTTAACGCAATAGAATATTTAAGGAGGACAGAAGGAATATGATACACCAGTATATCGAAAGAAACACAGGCAGGATTGTCAACGAAAGGATTTTCGGCGACGGTATTATCGGGCGCGTTTTCAGCCCCTTGATCGAAGATTCGACGGCGGCCTACCGTGCGATCACCTCAAAAAGAATAAGCGGGTTTCTCTCCTGGGCCGCCTTTGATTCGGTCCTCGGATCGAGGATGACAGGGGCCGCAAGATTCCTCAGGGAGTCCGGAATCGACCTGGCCGAATGCATCGACCCGCCGCAGATGCTCGATACACCCAGGAAGATATTCGAGAGAAAAATAAGATACTGGGATGCCAGACCCATGCCGGAAGACCCGTTTATAATTGTTTCACCTGCGGACTCCAAGATGCTTGCCGGCTCTTTCAGGGAAGGTCCCGGCGTATTCCTGAAGGAAAAGCTTTTTTCATTCGAGGAGCTTGTCGGGCGAAGATACTGGCTCAAGCCCTTTTCATCGGGTGACTTTGCGGTATTCAGACTAACACCCGAAAAGTACCATTACACCCACTGCCCCGTCACCGGCATCGTCAGGGATTTTTACGAGATAGAAGGCCGCATGAACTCGTGCAACCCTGGGGTCGTGATGAGGATATCGAAGAGCTTTTCAAAAAACAGGCGTGTGGTTACCGTCATCGATACGGATGTGGAAGGGGGTACAGGCATCGGCCTTGTCGCCATGATAGAGATTGTAGCACTCATGGTCGGCAATATAAGGCAGGCCTATTCATCGAAGGAATATCTCTATCCAAGGGATATAATCAAGGGAATGCGGGTTGAGCGGGGTAAGCCCAAGGCCATGTTCATGCCGGGCAGTTCCACTGTAGTGCTCATGTTCGAGGAAGGCCGGATCAAGTTCCACGACGACATCCTGGCTAACATGCGCAGAAAGGCTTCCAGCAGGTATTCGGTGGGGTTCGGCGGATCGATCGTCGAGACCGAAGTCGCTGTCAGATCCGGTATAGCGGACAGAGTACAGCCTGAAGGGGATGGCAGATGGCGGAAATTTTATTCCTGGCTTTTCTGATCGCCTTCCCAGGCTTGATGTTTTTCTGGGGATTCAGAGTGCTGCCTCACGAGGACTGGCAGATCATGGCGACCGTGCCGGCGCACAAAACCGGAAGCGGCTGGCAGGGCGTCAACCTGTTATGGTATGGATTTTTGGTTCATGACAACTTTAGCACGGAGGATGTGTTATAAGTTGTTGTATGGACAGGAGAAACAGGTATTTTCAACGGGCGCACATTTCTGAGAGGAAATTCAAGGAAATTTTGCGGTATTTTTCTATGGATTTGGAAGCAACAAAAATAGCGGAACTAACAGGTATAAGCAGGAACAGTATTAATAAGATATTGAATGCACTGAGAATGAGAATAGCAGAAAATATGTGAGGAAGAATCTCCTTTCAAAGGAGAAGTTGAGGTTGATGAATCTTACTTTGGGGCAAAGAGAGTACGTGGGAAAAGAGGCCGTGGTGCAGGAGGTAAGACTATAGTGTTTGGTGTTCTTAAAAGACACGGGAAAGTGTATACCGAAATAGTACCTGACTGCTCCAGGAAGACTCTGCAAGGCATTATACAGGGCAAGATAGATATTGACAGTACGATACATAGTGACAATTTCAAGGCCTATAATGGCCTGGTGGATTTGGGGTATAAGAAGCATTACAGAGTGAATCATGGAAAGGATGAGTTTGTTAACATCAAGTCACATATAAACGGTATAGAGAACTTTTGGGGTATAGCCAAGATGAGGTTGTCAAAGTTTCGGGGATTGAACAAGAACACATTTTATCTTCATCTGAAAGAAACAGAATTCAGGTTCAATCACCGCAATCAAAACCTGTACAAACTCACCTTGAAAATGTTACTTAATGAACCCCTAAAGTTGTCATGAACCGGATTTTTTATCTCCACATCAATGGTATTCGGAATGGCTGTAGCTTATGTTCTGCTTCGGTCATTAAAAGTTCCCGTTTTTTCCATAATGATTGCTTTTGCTTCGATAATTGTTTTATGCCTCCCCGCGGCTGCAATCGTTGCAAGAATAATAGAAGGAAAGAAGCATACATTCACTGTTGGCGGGGCATCTTTCATCGGAATTATTCTTGCTCCATGGATCTTTCTGGCCATAGACAGCTTCGAACCCATCAGGTTCAATGTTCCCGTGATGGCGGTTCTGGCTGCAATGTCCATCGGCTATGCCTTCGGGGAAGGCATGGGAAGACTTGCCTGCATAAGTTTCGGCTGCTGCTACGGCAAACCCTTGAAGGAATGTTCCGCACCGGTTAGAAAATTGTTCAGCAGGTTTCATTTCGTGTTTCACGGCGACACAAAGAAA of the Desulfomonilia bacterium genome contains:
- a CDS encoding alkaline phosphatase, which translates into the protein MKTRILVGLISMLMVLLPDSAFARQYKNVIVMIPDGMSVTSVTLTRWYRGGAPLNMDGLLCGQVRTHNADSLIGDSAPAATAMATGFKSHTGYISMLPEENTMPGLKPLRPQDRQTPVATVLEAARLKGMSTGLVVTCEVMHATPAAFASHDISRKNYDSLSEQEVFAGMDVVFGGGYKYFTPEGRKDGQDMISEMKSLGYQVITGPSEMDSLKKSKVFGLFAPVAMAYDMDRDPQKEPSLAQMTKKAIDILSGNPKGFFLMVEGSKIDWAAHANDPVGIISDMQAFDKAVEAALHFARKDGNTAILIMSDHGNSGISIGDETTSKDYDKRQLGDLLDVIKKAENTGEGVEAKLQGASDDATVTGTVCSSYGICDLSGEEISKIKDCLKNKGELNTVLGPMMGARSIIGFTTFGHTGEDVNLYAYAPGGVKPSGVIDNTDIAKITAGYLGVDLAKTTKRLFTDADTLFSGKGVETGTDATDPLNPVFVASKGGREIRIEANRSYATVKGKRISLEGPAIYNQGRWFVPEKAAGLLVGK
- a CDS encoding CehA/McbA family metallohydrolase, with amino-acid sequence MKKYLLAVIIMALLVLGGCQSGGDSSTSDAVSMDSQTTVMTGGTDTSNEAVETEQAGEPGWYKGDLHTHSLYSDGDSSVCDVLDIAEGKGFDYFVLTDHNTADQWLDSQYYSKKMILLYGVEWTSDKGHANIWSDRPYDWDALKETLGDARKAIALTHAMAGEYGQEILFSINHPSALTCAWEYSYEESLGADAMEVWNAKYLLPNLNFKSVNVLYKNWLDKGSRPTMVGGSDSHTHQPGFQTLYNDVGHPTTWVYARDRSAKEILKGIKEGRTFISTSPDGPFLEFLADTDYYANAPQHVEYDVMTGGTIPESSYGKDVYFITRVRGVSVPSGVLIIKNGVPFKYSMGLSADYNVSFIDKPQEGDYYRVELRQITNPNSTNPLGELLQGFIAAITNPIFTW
- a CDS encoding PLP-dependent aspartate aminotransferase family protein; protein product: MTHSKNNDFKTDTLCVHAGEGTDGDTGAIRRPIHMANSYELSTDLIELLEQVTYQNLNKFNYTREHNPTVRHLEERLARLEGGEDCVVTSSGMGAISSTLFSMLKAGDHLVASEVCYTGAQKLIGNMLPKFGIEVSMVDTSDVKEVRRAIKKNTRVVYVETPANPLVLICDIKAIAEIAHKAGAMLVVDSTWSGLIMQKPFELGADIVIHSATKYINGHGDSLGGAIIGPTELLNKMREDGVKHLGACISPFNAWLIIRGSVTLPMRMERHCANAQKVARFLESHPKVDIIRYPGLKSHPSYRLAKKQMKAPSGMLNFNLKASIDEHFAFLDRLELITHAVSLGHDQSLIFYLPTGFFFEEMAVFNEKQKLRYLGLIGEGIFRMSVGIEDADDIIGDLARALDGVRTR
- a CDS encoding phosphatidylserine decarboxylase, yielding MIHQYIERNTGRIVNERIFGDGIIGRVFSPLIEDSTAAYRAITSKRISGFLSWAAFDSVLGSRMTGAARFLRESGIDLAECIDPPQMLDTPRKIFERKIRYWDARPMPEDPFIIVSPADSKMLAGSFREGPGVFLKEKLFSFEELVGRRYWLKPFSSGDFAVFRLTPEKYHYTHCPVTGIVRDFYEIEGRMNSCNPGVVMRISKSFSKNRRVVTVIDTDVEGGTGIGLVAMIEIVALMVGNIRQAYSSKEYLYPRDIIKGMRVERGKPKAMFMPGSSTVVLMFEEGRIKFHDDILANMRRKASSRYSVGFGGSIVETEVAVRSGIADRVQPEGDGRWRKFYSWLF